One region of Lebetimonas natsushimae genomic DNA includes:
- the rpsJ gene encoding 30S ribosomal protein S10 produces MEKIRIKLQAYDHRVLDKAVGIITEAIKRTGAEVKGPIPLPTKIRRYTVLRSPHINKDSREQFEIRIHRRLIDVVNASPETVDQLMKLELAPEVDVEVRALS; encoded by the coding sequence ATGGAAAAAATCAGAATTAAACTGCAGGCATATGATCACAGAGTGCTTGATAAAGCAGTAGGAATAATTACTGAAGCTATCAAAAGAACTGGAGCTGAAGTAAAGGGACCAATTCCACTACCTACAAAAATAAGAAGATATACAGTATTACGTTCACCTCACATCAATAAAGATTCTAGAGAGCAATTTGAAATTAGAATTCATAGACGTCTAATTGATGTTGTGAATGCATCGCCTGAAACTGTAGACCAACTAATGAAATTAGAGTTGGCACCAGAGGTAGATGTAGAAGTTAGGGCATTAAGTTAA
- a CDS encoding TIGR00730 family Rossman fold protein, whose protein sequence is MKDVQKEFLDNRNPTKDLWRMFRVISDFTDAFEELDDLPPGISIFGSARSKPGDYYYEKATEISEKLSDKGYAIITGGGPGIMEAANKGAKVSVGLNILLPREQVTNPYVKIPLKFKYFFTRKVTFLKYSVGTVMMPGGFGTLDELSEVLVLIQTNRMSRIPVVFFGTEFYRPLIEFFETMLENNFIDEKDINLFMVTDDVDEAVEYIYNNAIKPNVIKMENG, encoded by the coding sequence ATGAAAGATGTACAAAAAGAATTTTTGGATAACAGAAATCCTACAAAAGATTTATGGAGAATGTTTAGGGTTATAAGTGATTTTACAGATGCGTTTGAAGAACTTGATGATTTGCCTCCGGGAATTTCAATATTTGGTTCTGCAAGAAGTAAACCCGGGGATTATTATTATGAAAAAGCGACTGAAATTAGTGAAAAACTTAGTGATAAAGGATATGCAATTATTACAGGCGGCGGACCTGGAATAATGGAGGCTGCAAATAAAGGTGCAAAAGTAAGTGTCGGGCTTAATATTTTATTACCACGCGAACAGGTTACTAATCCTTATGTAAAGATACCTCTTAAATTTAAATATTTTTTTACAAGAAAAGTGACTTTTCTTAAATATTCGGTTGGAACCGTTATGATGCCGGGAGGTTTTGGAACGTTGGATGAATTAAGTGAAGTTTTGGTATTGATTCAGACAAACAGAATGAGCAGGATTCCCGTTGTGTTTTTTGGAACTGAATTTTATAGGCCGTTAATTGAATTTTTTGAAACTATGCTTGAAAATAATTTTATTGATGAAAAGGATATTAATCTTTTTATGGTAACGGATGATGTGGATGAAGCGGTGGAATATATTTATAATAATGCTATAAAACCAAACGTAATTAAAATGGAAAATGGATAA
- the rpsC gene encoding 30S ribosomal protein S3: MGQKTNPIGLRLGINRNWRSRWFINYNTMPENVLGDYELRKFLKKKLYYAGISDIIIERTAKKIRITIFAAKPGIIIGKGGSEIENLKKELQKKIGNKELILNIKEERKPHLSAQLAAENIATQIERRVAFRRAMKKAIQNALKAGAKGIKVQVAGRLNGAEMARTEWYLEGRVPLHTLRAKIDYGFAEALTTYGIIGVKVWIFKGEVLQRRNNEVASTTEEKRPQRRRKGRRNVNAKKN; the protein is encoded by the coding sequence ATGGGTCAAAAGACAAATCCAATCGGACTAAGACTAGGAATTAACAGAAACTGGAGAAGTAGATGGTTTATTAACTACAATACTATGCCAGAAAATGTATTAGGTGATTATGAACTTAGAAAATTCTTAAAGAAAAAACTTTATTATGCTGGAATTAGTGATATTATTATTGAAAGAACAGCTAAAAAAATAAGAATTACAATTTTTGCCGCTAAACCTGGAATTATTATCGGTAAAGGTGGAAGCGAAATAGAAAATCTTAAAAAAGAACTTCAAAAGAAAATTGGAAACAAAGAATTAATTCTTAATATTAAAGAAGAAAGAAAACCTCATTTAAGCGCTCAGCTTGCGGCTGAAAACATTGCTACTCAGATAGAAAGAAGGGTGGCATTCAGAAGAGCTATGAAAAAAGCTATTCAAAATGCTTTAAAAGCCGGAGCTAAAGGAATTAAAGTTCAGGTAGCCGGAAGATTAAACGGTGCCGAAATGGCGAGAACTGAATGGTATCTTGAAGGAAGGGTTCCGCTTCACACACTAAGAGCTAAAATTGATTACGGTTTTGCCGAAGCTTTAACAACATACGGAATTATCGGAGTTAAAGTTTGGATATTCAAAGGTGAGGTTTTACAAAGAAGAAATAATGAAGTAGCTTCTACTACTGAGGAAAAAAGACCTCAAAGAAGAAGAAAAGGACGCAGAAATGTTAATGCCAAAAAGAACTAA
- the rplD gene encoding 50S ribosomal protein L4 yields MSEITKITNLPEDFQNINPHNLYLYVKAYLANQRAGTAHTKTRGEVSGGGKKPFRQKGLGRARQGSIRAPQFRGGGVAHGPRNERDWSQKLNKKQKRVALKYALNEKANQEKLYVVDTIKIESGKTKDAVKWLNNLNERDYLIVVDEMDEKTFLAFRNIPNVYIITPEELNAYYASVFKSIIFDKAAYEKVIKG; encoded by the coding sequence ATGAGTGAAATTACAAAAATAACAAATTTACCGGAAGATTTTCAAAATATCAATCCGCATAATCTTTACCTATATGTAAAAGCTTATCTTGCTAATCAAAGAGCAGGAACAGCTCATACAAAAACAAGAGGTGAAGTTAGCGGTGGTGGTAAAAAACCATTCAGACAAAAAGGTCTAGGAAGAGCTAGACAGGGAAGTATCAGAGCACCTCAATTTAGGGGTGGTGGTGTTGCACACGGGCCAAGAAACGAAAGAGACTGGTCACAAAAACTTAATAAAAAACAAAAAAGAGTTGCATTAAAATATGCTTTAAATGAAAAAGCAAACCAAGAAAAACTTTATGTTGTAGATACAATCAAAATTGAATCTGGAAAAACAAAAGATGCTGTAAAATGGTTAAATAATCTAAATGAAAGAGATTACTTAATAGTAGTTGATGAAATGGATGAAAAAACATTTTTAGCATTCAGAAACATTCCAAACGTATACATTATTACACCAGAAGAATTAAATGCATATTACGCAAGCGTTTTCAAATCAATTATATTTGATAAAGCGGCTTACGAAAAAGTTATAAAGGGCTAA
- the rplV gene encoding 50S ribosomal protein L22 — protein MSKAVLKFIRLSPTKARLIAREIQGMNAEEALAKLEFMPNKAARVIAKVVASAVANGGFDANEVVVKSCRVDRGPYLKRFRPRARGMASRIQKPTAHIYVEVEKES, from the coding sequence ATGAGTAAAGCAGTATTAAAATTTATAAGACTTTCACCAACTAAAGCAAGACTTATTGCAAGAGAAATTCAGGGAATGAATGCTGAAGAAGCTCTTGCAAAGCTTGAATTTATGCCAAATAAAGCAGCAAGAGTAATTGCAAAAGTTGTTGCAAGTGCGGTTGCAAACGGTGGATTTGATGCAAACGAAGTTGTAGTTAAATCTTGCAGAGTTGACAGAGGTCCTTATCTTAAAAGATTCAGACCAAGAGCGAGAGGTATGGCAAGCAGAATTCAAAAACCAACAGCTCACATTTACGTAGAAGTTGAAAAGGAAAGCTAA
- the rpsS gene encoding 30S ribosomal protein S19 — MARSLKKGPFVDDHLMKKVLKAKEEKNPKPIKTWSRRSTIVPEMIGLTINVHNGRDFVPVYITERHIGFKLGEFAPTRTFRGHKGSVQKKIGK; from the coding sequence ATGGCTAGAAGTTTAAAAAAAGGTCCTTTTGTAGACGACCATTTAATGAAAAAAGTTTTAAAAGCTAAAGAAGAAAAAAACCCAAAACCAATTAAAACTTGGTCAAGAAGAAGTACAATCGTTCCTGAAATGATTGGGCTTACAATTAATGTGCATAACGGAAGAGATTTTGTACCGGTTTATATCACTGAAAGACACATCGGTTTCAAACTTGGTGAATTTGCACCGACTAGAACTTTTAGAGGCCATAAAGGTTCTGTTCAAAAGAAAATAGGTAAGTAA
- the rplB gene encoding 50S ribosomal protein L2, producing MGIKTYKPYTPSRRFMSSLDNSDITSKPTVKKLLIKLPQKAGRNNQGRITSRHREAGAKKLYRIIDFKRNKFGVPGKVTTIEYDPYRNCRICLVTYVDGDKRYIIQPEGLKVGDTVMAAEAGLDILPGNAMKLKNIPVGTVVHNVELKPGKGGQIARAAGNSCQIMGREDKYVILRLPSGEMRKVLGECMATIGVVGNADYQNITIGKAGRNRHRGIRPQTRGIAMNPVDHPHGGGEGRSKGNHPVTPWGMPTKGYKTRKKKPSDKYIISRRKK from the coding sequence ATGGGAATTAAAACATATAAACCGTATACACCGTCAAGAAGATTTATGAGTTCGCTAGATAACAGCGATATCACTTCTAAACCAACGGTAAAAAAATTATTAATTAAACTTCCGCAAAAAGCGGGAAGAAACAATCAGGGAAGAATTACATCAAGACACAGAGAAGCCGGGGCTAAAAAGCTTTACAGAATTATTGATTTCAAAAGAAACAAATTCGGAGTGCCTGGAAAAGTTACAACAATTGAATACGATCCATACAGAAACTGCAGAATCTGTTTAGTAACTTATGTTGATGGTGATAAAAGATATATCATTCAACCTGAAGGTCTAAAAGTTGGTGATACTGTAATGGCAGCGGAAGCAGGGCTTGATATTTTACCTGGGAATGCTATGAAACTTAAAAATATTCCTGTTGGTACTGTAGTTCACAATGTTGAGCTTAAACCTGGAAAAGGTGGTCAAATAGCTAGAGCTGCAGGAAACAGCTGCCAAATTATGGGTAGAGAAGATAAATATGTAATTCTTAGACTTCCAAGTGGAGAAATGAGAAAAGTTTTAGGCGAATGTATGGCAACTATCGGTGTTGTGGGTAACGCCGATTACCAAAACATCACTATCGGAAAAGCAGGTAGAAACAGACACAGAGGTATCAGACCTCAAACAAGAGGTATTGCTATGAACCCGGTTGATCACCCACACGGTGGTGGTGAAGGTAGAAGTAAAGGTAACCATCCAGTTACACCTTGGGGAATGCCAACTAAAGGTTACAAAACTAGAAAGAAAAAACCATCTGATAAATATATCATTTCAAGAAGAAAGAAATAA
- a CDS encoding 50S ribosomal protein L23 translates to MADITDIKSIVYTEKALNLQEEGVLVVQTTPKITKNQLKQIFKEYFGVTPLKVNSFRQKGKVKRFRGIEGKRSDFKKFYVKLPEDAKLESLSV, encoded by the coding sequence ATGGCTGATATTACAGATATTAAATCAATAGTTTATACAGAAAAAGCACTAAACTTACAAGAAGAAGGTGTGCTTGTAGTTCAAACTACGCCAAAAATCACTAAAAACCAGTTAAAACAAATTTTTAAAGAATATTTTGGTGTTACACCACTTAAAGTGAATTCATTTAGACAAAAAGGTAAAGTTAAAAGATTTAGAGGAATAGAGGGTAAAAGAAGCGATTTCAAAAAATTCTATGTGAAATTACCTGAAGATGCAAAACTTGAAAGCCTAAGTGTATAA
- the rplC gene encoding 50S ribosomal protein L3, giving the protein MEFIVEKIGMSRTVGIPSIPVTLLKIVPAKVCEIKEDKALVAYANGKKINKPIEGMQKKYGLSKEFNRFVELKVANAEPGDLSLEPLKEAKKVKLTFKSKGRGFAGVMKRHGFAGGPGGHGSRFHRAPGSIGNCEWPGRVQPGQKMPGHYGNKNVTVNAEVVEFDPDMGVLVIKGSVPGANGSLGKVRIVK; this is encoded by the coding sequence ATGGAATTTATAGTTGAAAAAATAGGAATGAGTAGGACAGTTGGAATCCCAAGCATTCCAGTTACATTATTAAAAATTGTTCCAGCTAAGGTTTGTGAAATAAAAGAAGATAAAGCATTAGTTGCGTATGCTAATGGTAAAAAAATCAATAAGCCAATTGAAGGTATGCAAAAAAAATACGGTCTAAGCAAAGAATTCAACAGATTTGTAGAACTTAAAGTTGCAAATGCAGAACCTGGAGATTTAAGTTTAGAACCGTTAAAAGAAGCTAAAAAAGTAAAACTTACTTTCAAAAGTAAAGGTAGAGGTTTTGCCGGTGTAATGAAAAGACACGGATTTGCCGGAGGTCCGGGAGGACACGGTTCAAGATTTCACAGAGCACCGGGATCAATTGGTAACTGTGAATGGCCAGGTAGAGTTCAACCGGGACAAAAAATGCCAGGACATTACGGAAATAAAAATGTTACAGTTAACGCAGAAGTGGTTGAATTTGATCCAGATATGGGTGTTCTTGTAATCAAAGGAAGCGTTCCAGGAGCTAACGGAAGTTTAGGAAAAGTAAGGATTGTGAAATGA